From the Streptomyces sp. NBC_00390 genome, the window ATGCGGGGCAGTTGGGTGACCCTTTTGGTGGCGGGGAGTCTGCTGGCCGGGTGTTCGGCCCAATCGGACGACGGGGCTTCCCGGCAGAGCGGTTCGCCCTCGGCCAGGACGTCGCCGAGCGCCGAGGCAACCCCGTCGGACGGCTCGTCCGCCGCCGATTCCGTCTTCACGCCCGATGCCTCCCTCGTCCCCCGGACCTCGAAGGACGGTCGCCGCCTGGCCGAGTCCGTCGTGCTCGCCCCGCGCGACTGGGGCCAGGGTTTCGTCGCCCAGGATCCGGGCGAGAGCGCCCCGGGCACCTGGGCGGTGCTGAACGAGAGCTGTCGCTGGCAGCGTGAGAAGCTCCCGCACGGGGTGCTGGCGAGCGCGTCCCGCTACAGCAGGCTGCCTGCCGGCGGAGGCAAGCGCTCGGTCGAGGTGACGGCTGTGGCCACCGTGCACACCTCCGCCCTCGGCGCCGACGAACAGCTGAGCACCACACTCGAAGAGGTGTTGCGCTGCCCGGAACAGCGGCCCCGGTCCGACGAGCGGATCACGGGTCTGATGTCGCTCGGCACCCCCTTCGGCGCCCGCGAGCAGGAGTACGCCGACGACTCCGTCCTCGAGGCCGGCGAGTACGTCGGAAACGGCGGTGCCGCACAGCCGTACCGGTGGATGGTCGCGCGGCTGGGCACGGTCGTCGTGGCCGTCTCCGTGACGGGCGCGAAGGGGAACACCGCACAGGAACTCGAACAATTGGGCAGCAAGGCCCTGGCTCAGATGCTGACGCGCATCGAGCAGCGGTTGAAAGGGAACTGATGGAGCCGCTGCGTACTTCCGACCCCGCCAAGCTGGCGGGCCACCGGCTGCTCGGACGGCTCGGCGCGGGTGGCATGGGTGTGGTGTACCTGGCCCGCTCGGCCGGCGGAACCCTGGTCGCCCTGAAGGTGATCCAGGCCGAGTACGCCGAGGAGTCCGATTTCCGGGAGCGGTTCCGGCGCGAGGCGGACACCGCCCGCCGGATGACCAGCCCGTGGGTGGCGTCCCTCGTGGACGCGGACCCCGAGGCGGCGCAGCCCTGGCTGGCGACCGCGTTCATCCCCGGCCCCTCGCTCGGCGAGGCCGTCGCCGCGCACGGGCCGCTGCCGGTGCGGAGCCTGCGGGTGCTGGGGGCGCGGCTCGCCGAGGCGCTGCGGGAGCTCCACGCGGCAGGACTCGTGCACCGGGACGTCAAGCCCGGCAATGTGCTCCTGGCACTCGACGGACCACGGCTGATCGACTTCGGTGTGGCCCGTGATCCCGAGAACACCGCGCTCACCTCGACCGGTGTCGTGGTCGGCACGCCGGGGTTCCTGCCACCGGAACAGGCGCGGGGTGGGCGGGATCCGGGACCGGCCGGAGACGTCTTCTCGTTGGGCTGCGTGCTGGCCTTCGCGGCGACCGGCCGCCCTCCGTTCGGTACCGGCCCGCTCGACGCTCTGCTGTACCGCACCGTGCACGACGCGCCGGATGTGGAGGGTGTTCCGGCGCAGCTCGCCGAGGTGGTGGACGGCTGTCTGGACAAGGACCCTGAGCTGCGGCCCACGGCCGAGGCGCTGTACGAGGCCCTCACGGACGCCACGCCCTCGTCGCCCGCCTTGCCTCCCGACCCGCGGGAGGCCCTGCGGGCGGTACGTCCTCAAGCGCCCGAGGATGAAACTCCCGGCGAAGAGGAGCGGGCCCCCGGCGAAGAGGCCTGGCTCCCGGAGCCGTTGGTCCGGCTGATCGCGGAACGGTCGGCCGCCGGGCTCGCGCTGCCCGCCGTCGACGACACCGAGGTCGACCCCGCGTCCGCCGGCGCCGCGCCGACGGACACCACAGCCCCTCAGCTTCCGGCCCGTGCCGTCGGCAGGCGCCGTTTCCTGCTCCTGACCGGGGGCGCGGTGGCTGTCACGGCCGGGGGCCCTCTGGCCGCGTGGTGGGCGCACTCCCGTGACGGCAAGGACGACGGCCCCGCCCCGACGGCCACCGGTCCCGTGCACACCCTCGGTCTGCACGCTGACCTGACCGGCGATCAGAAAGCGGTCGGCCGGGCGCAGGAGCGGGGGCTGCGGCTCGCGGTCGACGCGTTCAACTCCCGTGCGGACAGGCCCTTCACACTCGCCGTGAAGACGGTGGACGACGGCGGTGATCCGGCCCGGGCATCCGAAGCGGCCAAGAAGCTCGTCGCCGACCGTTCCGTGCTCGCCGTGATCGGTCCCACCACGGACGCCACCGCCCTGACCTCGCTGGCGACGTACGACGCCGCCTCGCTGCCCCTGATCGCGGTGTCGCCCGGCGCCACCGTGCTGGGGGTGACGGATAGCCGGTCCTTCCTGCACGCCCGGGTGACGGACACGATCCTGCCGTTCTACCTCAACGCGTATCTGCGCGGCACCGCAAAGTCGCGCACGGTCGGGATCGTCGACGACCGGGCGGCGGACGCCTACGCCTGGGAGATCAGCAGCACCCTCGCCAAGATCCGTCGGGACGAACGGCAGCCGGCCGTGCCGAAGGTGGTCAGCGCGTTGCGCACCGATTTCGGGCCGACCCTCGACGCCCTGATGGACGGGGGCGCCGACTCGGTGGTCTTCGCCGGCCATCACGACCGCGCCGCGCTGCTGGCCCGGGAGCTGAGCAGCCGTGACTTTCCGGGGGCCAGGGCCGCCGCGCAGGGGGTGCTCGACGCCCGGTTCCTGTCCGCCGCGGGGGACGCGGCCGACGGCTGGGTGATCGTCGCCCCGGTCATGGACGCCACCGTGGCGCCCGAGGCGAAGGCGTTCACGGCCGCTTACCGCAAACGCTTCGACGCGGAGCCGGAGCGGTACGCCGTGGAAACGTACGACGTGGCGCAGCTTGCCGTGAAGAGTCTGGGCTCACTGAGCGCCCGGCGCCGCACCCGGCAGAACCTGACGACGGCCCTGCGCTCGGCCACGTACAAGGGGATCTCCAGGAACCTCGCGTTCAACAAGGCG encodes:
- a CDS encoding bifunctional serine/threonine-protein kinase/ABC transporter substrate-binding protein, with the translated sequence MEPLRTSDPAKLAGHRLLGRLGAGGMGVVYLARSAGGTLVALKVIQAEYAEESDFRERFRREADTARRMTSPWVASLVDADPEAAQPWLATAFIPGPSLGEAVAAHGPLPVRSLRVLGARLAEALRELHAAGLVHRDVKPGNVLLALDGPRLIDFGVARDPENTALTSTGVVVGTPGFLPPEQARGGRDPGPAGDVFSLGCVLAFAATGRPPFGTGPLDALLYRTVHDAPDVEGVPAQLAEVVDGCLDKDPELRPTAEALYEALTDATPSSPALPPDPREALRAVRPQAPEDETPGEEERAPGEEAWLPEPLVRLIAERSAAGLALPAVDDTEVDPASAGAAPTDTTAPQLPARAVGRRRFLLLTGGAVAVTAGGPLAAWWAHSRDGKDDGPAPTATGPVHTLGLHADLTGDQKAVGRAQERGLRLAVDAFNSRADRPFTLAVKTVDDGGDPARASEAAKKLVADRSVLAVIGPTTDATALTSLATYDAASLPLIAVSPGATVLGVTDSRSFLHARVTDTILPFYLNAYLRGTAKSRTVGIVDDRAADAYAWEISSTLAKIRRDERQPAVPKVVSALRTDFGPTLDALMDGGADSVVFAGHHDRAALLARELSSRDFPGARAAAQGVLDARFLSAAGDAADGWVIVAPVMDATVAPEAKAFTAAYRKRFDAEPERYAVETYDVAQLAVKSLGSLSARRRTRQNLTTALRSATYKGISRNLAFNKATGALVVDGSGVHLWKVVGGRFVYQGAASFQVSS